TAACTCTTCCCCGGGAGCCGCTCCGTGAGGGGCGGCTCGCTCGGGCCTGAAGGACACCGACGATGCTTCAGCCTGCTCGTACGAAATACCGCAAGATGCACAAGGGCCGCACGCCCGGCCAGGCCCACCGCGGCAGCGATCTCACCTACGGTGAGTACGGCCTGATGTCCCTGCAGCCGGGGTGGATCACCTCGCGGCAGATCGAGGCGGCCCGTATCGCGATGACGCGCCACATCAAGCGTGGCGGCAAGATCTGGATCCGCGTGTTCCCGGACAAGCCGATCACCAAGAAGCCCGCCGAGACCCGCATGGGTACCGGTAAGGGTGGTGTGGAGTACTACGTGGCGGTGGTCAAGCCCGGCCGCATCCTCTACGAGATGGAG
The sequence above is drawn from the Archangium gephyra genome and encodes:
- the rplP gene encoding 50S ribosomal protein L16, with translation MLQPARTKYRKMHKGRTPGQAHRGSDLTYGEYGLMSLQPGWITSRQIEAARIAMTRHIKRGGKIWIRVFPDKPITKKPAETRMGTGKGGVEYYVAVVKPGRILYEMEGMTPEVATAAMKLAQAKLPVLTKIVSRSELAL